Proteins co-encoded in one Arachis hypogaea cultivar Tifrunner chromosome 11, arahy.Tifrunner.gnm2.J5K5, whole genome shotgun sequence genomic window:
- the LOC112721392 gene encoding ribokinase: MRGIRLSPPPIQTTNTIQSQTFPTTTSNPNQVRFLPFQSKHNNKKKKHKTPILCLSSTNPSKIHPQPPLVVVGSANADIYVEIDRLPKEGETLSAKTGQTLAGGKGANQAACGGKLSYPTYFLGQVGQDSYGTLVTEALRSDGVCLDHVTTVSGGTPTGHAVVMLQSDGQNSIIVVGGANMSCWPDILPQHDLDVVRNAGIVLLQREIPDHVNIQVAKAARSASVPVIFDAGGMDSPIPQELLNYVDILSPNETELGRLTGMPTESFEDIAQAAAKCHKWGVKQVLVKLGEKGSSLFIEGEEPIQQPAIFAKKVLDTTGAGDTFTAAFAVALVEGKSKKECLKFAAAAASLCVQVKGAIPSMPDRKSVLELLNYH; encoded by the exons ATGAGGGGAATACGCCTTTCACCACCACCAATACAAACCACCAACACAATCCAATCACAAACCTTTCCCACCACCACCTCCAACCCCAACCAAGTTCGATTCCTCCCTTTCCAATCAAAGCATAAcaacaagaagaaaaaacacaagaCCCCAATCCTATGCCTCTCTTCAACAAACCCATCCAAAATCCACCCCCAACCACCCCTCGTGGTGGTCGGTTCTGCCAATGCCGACATCTACGTGGAGATCGACAGGCTCCCGAAGGAAGGCGAAACGCTGTCAGCTAAGACCGGGCAGACCCTCGCGGGCGGGAAGGGCGCGAACCAGGCGGCTTGCGGAGGGAAGCTGTCCTACCCAACGTACTTCCTTGGGCAGGTCGGGCAGGACTCGTATGGGACGCTTGTGACTGAGGCGCTGAGGAGTGACGGAGTGTGTCTCGATCACGTGACGACTGTTAGTGGTGGGACCCCAACTGGGCATGCTGTTGTGATGCTGCAGTCTGATGGGCAGAACTCCATAATTGTTGTTGGTGGTGCGAATATGAGCTGCTGGCCTGATATTCTGCCTCAGCATGATCTTGATGTTGTCAGGAACGCTGGCATTGTATTGCTCCAGAGGGAGATTCCTGATCATGTCAACATTCAGGTCGCAAAG GCTGCAAGGAGTGCTAGCGTACCAGTAATTTTTGACGCTGGGGGCATGGATTCTCCAATTCCACAAGAATTACTGAACTATGTTGATATTCTGAGCCCTAATGAAACTGAACTTGGTCGCCTTACGGGAATGCCAACTGAAAGTTTTGAAGATATTGCACAGGCTGCAGCTAAATGCCATAAATGG GGAGTTAAGCAAGTACTTGTAAAGCTTGGAGAGAAAGGATCATCACTTtttattgaaggagaagaaccgATTCAGCAACCTGCCATATTTGCTAAGAAGGTTCTCGATACAACTGGGGCTGGTGATACCTTTACAGCTGCTTTTGCTGTTGCACTAGTTGAGGGCAAATCCAAAAAGGAATGCCTCAAATTTGCCG CTGCTGCAGCTTCTCTGTGTGTTCAAGTGAAGGGGGCCATTCCCAGCATGCCTGATAGGAAATCTGTTCTAGAACTTCTTAATTATCATTAA
- the LOC112721387 gene encoding uncharacterized mitochondrial protein AtMg00810-like, protein MQSYKTRHGNWFVFLRTEKQWAADGSFGFKNGSSLFVLVYVAHTIIIGDSNDAVFLVIQQLNVKFALKDMGELHYFLGIQVTKTIGGGLVLSQEKYAKDLLKKVDMENCKPCNTPPPSSVKFFYFRGSAFKDLKLYRSVVGSLKYLTVTRSKLAYCVGKVSQFMQNPLDEHWKLVKRVLRYMQGTLNFGLDLYKTSVQHVKVYNDSDWGGDPDDRKSTDGFCVFLGSNLISWSSKK, encoded by the exons ATGCAATCATACAAAACCAGACATGGAAATTGGTTCGTCTTCCTTAGGACAGAGAAGCAATGGGCAGCCGATGGGTCTTTCGG GTTCAAAAATGGCTCTTCGTTGTTTGTCCTAGTGTATGTAGCTCATACAATCATAATTGGAGACTCTAATGATGCAGTTTTTCTAGTAATTCAGCAGCTGAATGTCAAGTTTGCGTTGAAAGATATGGGTGAACTTCATTATTTTCTTGGGATCCAGGTTACTAAGACTATTGGTGGTGGTCTGGTATTGTCACAAGAGAAATATGCCAAGGACCTGCTTAAGAAAGTAGATATGGAGAACTGCAAGCCTTGTAATACACCTCCACCTTCTtcagttaaatttttttactttcgAGGTTCAGCATTCAAGGACCTTAAACTCTATAGATCAGTGGTGGGCAGTTTAAAATATCTTACAGTCACTCGTTCGAAATTAGCATATTGTGTAGGCAAGGTCTCACAGTTTATGCAAAATCCCTTAGATGAACATTGGAAGCTAGTTAAAAGAGTACTGAGGTATATGCAGGGGACACTCAACTTTGGTTTAGACTTGTACAAAACAAGTGTCCAGCATGTTAAAGTCTATAATGATTCTGACTGGGGAGGAGACCCGGATGATAGGAAGTCCACTGACGGCTTCTGTGTCTTTCTTGGAAGCAATCTAATATCGTGGAGTTCGAAGAAGTAA